A stretch of Rhizobium glycinendophyticum DNA encodes these proteins:
- the argF gene encoding ornithine carbamoyltransferase translates to MASPKHFLDLSAVSAQDLRHMLDDARTRKQATKVGNADKPLAGKMLAMIFEKPSTRTRVSFDVGMRQLGGETLFLSGTEMQLGRAETIGDTAKVLSRYVDAIMIRTTDHSRLLELAEHATVPVINALTDLTHPCQIMADILTVEEHRGPIAGKTLAWTGDGNNVLHSLVEGSARFGYKMNMAVPLGSEPDDKILNWARNNGGEIMLCHDADRAVAGADAVITDTWVSMNQEHKARGHNVFQPFQVNAELMKKAKHEALFLHCLPAHRGEEVTDEVIDGAQSVVFDEAENRLHAQKSILAWCLGAI, encoded by the coding sequence ATGGCATCCCCGAAGCATTTCCTCGATCTCTCCGCCGTTTCAGCGCAGGACCTGCGTCACATGCTGGACGACGCGCGCACCCGCAAGCAGGCGACGAAGGTCGGCAATGCCGACAAGCCGCTTGCCGGCAAAATGCTGGCGATGATCTTCGAGAAGCCGTCCACCCGTACCCGCGTCTCGTTCGACGTCGGCATGCGCCAGTTGGGTGGCGAAACCCTGTTTCTCTCCGGCACCGAAATGCAGCTCGGCCGTGCCGAGACCATCGGCGATACCGCGAAGGTGCTTTCGCGTTACGTTGACGCGATCATGATCCGGACGACGGATCACTCCCGTTTGCTGGAACTGGCAGAGCATGCGACGGTGCCGGTGATCAACGCCCTGACGGACTTGACCCACCCCTGCCAGATCATGGCAGACATTCTGACGGTCGAGGAACATCGTGGCCCGATCGCCGGCAAGACGCTGGCCTGGACCGGGGACGGCAACAATGTGCTGCATTCTTTGGTCGAAGGTTCGGCCCGTTTCGGTTACAAGATGAACATGGCCGTGCCGCTGGGCTCCGAGCCGGATGACAAGATCCTCAACTGGGCCCGCAACAATGGCGGCGAGATCATGCTCTGCCATGATGCCGACCGTGCCGTTGCCGGCGCCGACGCAGTGATCACCGACACCTGGGTGTCGATGAACCAGGAGCACAAGGCGCGCGGCCACAACGTCTTTCAGCCGTTCCAGGTCAATGCGGAGTTGATGAAGAAGGCGAAGCACGAGGCGCTCTTCCTCCACTGCCTGCCGGCTCATCGCGGCGAAGAAGTAACGGACGAGGTGATCGACGGCGCCCAGTCGGTGGTCTTCGACGAGGCGGAAAATCGCCTTCATGCGCAGAAGTCCATTCTCGCCTGGTGCCTCGGCGCCATCTGA
- a CDS encoding Hsp33 family molecular chaperone has translation MSNRQAELGEFGFAGDDSVVPFQVEGLDVRGRAVQLGPLINTILDRHAYPQPVARLLAEAIVLTVLIGTSLKFEGKFTVQTKGDGPVDLLVADFTTPENVRAYARFDEQALADAVAAGRSSPEQLLGTGVLAFTIDQGSFMQPYQGIVPLDGTSLEDIAGVYFRQSEQIPTRVRLGAAELFDRDENGKPRRTWRAGGLIAQFLPEAPERMRHPDLHGGDGDDRETDLHGDEAWDEARMLVDTIDADELTDPQVGVERLLFRLFHERGVRAFAPQAVHDRCNCSRDKIKGVLQGFSAEEIESSMEEGQVTVTCEFCSTSYHYQPSELIAA, from the coding sequence ATGTCGAATAGACAAGCAGAACTCGGCGAATTCGGTTTCGCCGGTGACGACAGCGTGGTGCCCTTTCAGGTCGAAGGGCTCGACGTGCGCGGCCGTGCCGTCCAGCTCGGGCCGCTGATCAACACCATTCTCGACCGCCACGCCTATCCGCAGCCGGTTGCACGCCTGCTCGCGGAAGCCATCGTCCTGACCGTCCTGATCGGCACGTCGCTGAAATTCGAAGGCAAGTTTACGGTTCAGACCAAGGGTGACGGGCCGGTCGACCTGCTGGTCGCCGACTTCACCACGCCGGAAAACGTCCGCGCCTATGCCCGCTTCGATGAACAGGCGCTGGCCGACGCCGTTGCCGCCGGCCGCTCGTCGCCGGAACAGCTGCTGGGCACCGGCGTGCTTGCCTTCACCATCGACCAGGGCTCTTTCATGCAGCCCTATCAGGGCATCGTGCCGCTAGACGGAACCTCGCTCGAAGACATCGCCGGCGTCTATTTCCGCCAGTCGGAACAGATTCCGACGCGGGTGCGCCTGGGGGCTGCCGAGCTCTTCGACCGCGACGAGAATGGCAAGCCGCGCCGCACCTGGCGGGCCGGTGGTCTGATCGCGCAGTTTCTGCCTGAGGCACCGGAGCGCATGCGTCATCCGGACCTTCATGGCGGCGACGGTGACGATCGTGAAACCGACCTGCATGGTGACGAGGCGTGGGACGAGGCCCGCATGCTAGTCGACACGATCGATGCCGACGAACTGACCGACCCTCAGGTTGGCGTCGAACGGCTGTTGTTCCGACTCTTCCACGAGCGCGGCGTGCGGGCCTTCGCCCCCCAGGCGGTACACGACAGGTGCAATTGTTCGCGTGACAAGATCAAAGGCGTGCTGCAGGGCTTTTCCGCAGAAGAGATCGAGTCGAGCATGGAGGAGGGTCAGGTGACGGTTACCTGCGAATTCTGTTCGACCAGCTATCACTACCAGCCAAGCGAGCTTATTGCCGCGTAA
- a CDS encoding putative bifunctional diguanylate cyclase/phosphodiesterase yields MGFNANRAVPYDTSRRDRDAEGTVDPPGFGKLLRHLKSQYHVWTSATRRRAMADAYRPIVRGFLLPGCAYYVFVTWGHWEDETGLPFLILAGISLSTAILYAIFRWVMLPAGGTPLRRLEAIGLITNLLMYANVLAYMTLHFEEQKLIYFVLMAVVFSTTGVTLRATLASVVISIGTLFIFARQATPEIAHQFAFIGVATSFASLGMATLLRKAILRQIDARLFADQLAALDSLTGIANRRSIFARVDRLVEEKTPFWIGILDLDGFKSINDIYGHAVGDHVLCEVVDRLGDRGDAGIQFGRIGGDEFAVVVIGEHEASEIEAIGNGLIKAISRPYEMQPMLLSLGGTIGFAQFPAMGDSTRQIYEKADFALYRGKQSARGQTVVFTSDQDQEMREALSLERALREANLEQELYLLFQPQFDVKKQAVVSFEALARWQSPALGLVPPDRFIRAAERAGLIQSVTQVLFSKALDALDLWPEHITISFNLSAQDLADRAFLFSLVAQVTKRGIAPYRVEFEITETAVMKDIAASRLLLEDLSGLGFRIALDDFGSGYSSFEYLDQLPLNKVKIDKTFVRKVAQSATSREIVAGIITLCRNLDLKCVLEGVETEEEMRNLSPLSPQLIQGYLYGNPMSQRDVLGLLLAAEHAEEAESTA; encoded by the coding sequence ATGGGGTTTAATGCAAATAGAGCAGTGCCGTACGACACATCGCGCAGGGACAGGGACGCGGAAGGCACTGTTGATCCCCCGGGGTTCGGCAAACTCCTTCGTCATCTCAAGAGCCAGTATCATGTCTGGACCAGCGCTACGCGCCGCCGCGCCATGGCGGATGCGTATCGACCGATTGTACGGGGTTTTCTGCTGCCAGGTTGTGCCTATTATGTCTTCGTGACATGGGGACACTGGGAAGACGAGACGGGACTCCCGTTCCTGATCCTCGCCGGCATCAGCCTTTCTACCGCAATCCTTTACGCCATCTTCCGCTGGGTTATGCTGCCTGCTGGTGGCACACCGCTCCGCAGGCTCGAGGCGATCGGTCTCATCACGAACCTGCTGATGTATGCAAACGTCCTCGCCTATATGACGCTGCATTTCGAAGAGCAGAAGCTCATCTATTTCGTGCTCATGGCGGTGGTTTTTTCGACCACCGGCGTCACACTGCGGGCAACGCTTGCGAGCGTCGTCATTTCCATCGGCACCCTCTTCATTTTCGCCCGCCAGGCCACGCCCGAGATTGCACATCAGTTCGCCTTCATCGGCGTTGCCACCTCCTTCGCCTCGCTGGGCATGGCGACGCTGTTGCGCAAGGCGATCCTGCGCCAGATCGACGCGCGCCTCTTTGCCGATCAGCTTGCGGCTCTCGACAGTCTGACGGGGATCGCCAATCGACGCTCGATCTTCGCCCGCGTCGACAGGCTGGTGGAGGAGAAGACGCCCTTTTGGATCGGCATTCTCGACCTTGATGGTTTCAAGTCGATCAATGACATTTATGGCCATGCCGTCGGTGATCATGTCCTGTGCGAAGTCGTGGATCGGCTGGGCGATCGGGGTGATGCCGGCATCCAGTTCGGCCGCATCGGTGGCGACGAATTCGCCGTTGTCGTCATCGGAGAACACGAGGCAAGCGAAATAGAGGCAATCGGCAATGGTCTGATCAAGGCAATCAGCCGGCCCTATGAAATGCAGCCAATGCTGCTTTCCCTGGGAGGTACGATTGGCTTCGCGCAGTTCCCCGCCATGGGAGACAGTACGCGACAGATCTACGAGAAGGCTGACTTTGCGCTCTACCGCGGCAAGCAGTCTGCCCGAGGGCAGACGGTGGTCTTTACATCCGACCAGGATCAGGAGATGCGCGAAGCGCTTTCCCTGGAGCGGGCGCTGCGCGAGGCCAATCTGGAGCAGGAACTCTACCTGCTGTTCCAGCCGCAATTCGACGTCAAGAAACAGGCAGTCGTCAGCTTCGAGGCGCTTGCCCGCTGGCAAAGCCCGGCCCTTGGATTGGTCCCGCCTGATCGCTTCATCCGTGCTGCCGAGCGGGCCGGGCTGATCCAGAGTGTCACGCAGGTCCTTTTCAGCAAGGCGCTGGACGCACTAGACCTGTGGCCGGAGCACATCACCATTTCCTTCAATCTCTCGGCTCAGGACCTGGCCGATCGCGCCTTTCTCTTTTCGCTTGTGGCTCAGGTCACGAAGCGGGGCATCGCGCCGTACCGGGTAGAATTCGAGATCACCGAGACGGCGGTGATGAAGGACATCGCCGCCTCCAGGCTCCTGCTCGAGGATCTTTCCGGCCTCGGCTTCAGGATCGCCCTCGATGACTTCGGCTCCGGCTATTCAAGCTTCGAATACCTGGACCAGCTGCCGCTGAACAAGGTGAAGATCGACAAGACATTCGTGCGCAAGGTGGCGCAAAGCGCAACCTCCCGCGAGATCGTCGCTGGCATCATCACCCTGTGTCGCAATCTCGACCTGAAATGCGTTCTGGAGGGCGTCGAGACGGAAGAAGAGATGCGGAACCTCAGCCCGCTTTCGCCTCAACTGATCCAGGGCTATCTCTACGGAAACCCGATGTCACAGCGCGACGTACTCGGCCTGTTGCTCGCGGCAGAGCATGCGGAGGAAGCCGAGTCCACCGCATAA
- a CDS encoding SulP family inorganic anion transporter, with the protein MTSFITYRREWSANPLREMLAGAVATFALIPEVIAFSFVAGVDPQVGLFASFVIGIVIAFAGGRPAMISAAAGSVALVVAPLVAAHGLPYLLAAGLLAGLIQIVFGLLRLGALMRFVSKSVRTGFVNALAILIFAAQLPHILDGGWLNYAMIAAGLCIIYLVPRLMTAIPSPLICILVLTIGASVLDLPVLTVADLGHLPDSLPTLSWLTVPLNLETLQIVAGPAVAIAMVGLLESMMTASVVDDLTDTPSSKNRESTGLGLANVAASLFGGIAGCGMIGQTVSNVKYGGRGRLSTLFAGALLLVLMVLLKPWVSQVPVAALVAIMVMVSMDTFDWSSLRSLIVHPKMSSVVMVATVIVTVLTANLALGVAVGVLLSGVFFTFKVARLLKVETVADEAAGLLRYQVSGQVFFASADLFVDAFDIRDAEGLRVVIDLTQAHLWDITAVAALHRVVQRFQAHDIPVEVLGLNQASATLIDSVGPAGEARPA; encoded by the coding sequence ATGACATCCTTCATCACCTATCGACGCGAGTGGTCCGCCAACCCTCTGCGTGAAATGCTCGCCGGCGCGGTTGCCACTTTCGCGCTCATCCCCGAGGTCATCGCCTTCTCCTTCGTCGCGGGCGTCGATCCGCAGGTCGGCCTCTTCGCCTCCTTCGTGATCGGCATCGTGATTGCCTTTGCCGGCGGGCGTCCTGCGATGATTTCCGCAGCCGCAGGCTCCGTTGCTCTCGTCGTGGCACCCTTGGTCGCGGCACATGGTCTGCCTTATCTGCTGGCCGCCGGCCTGCTGGCGGGCCTGATCCAGATCGTCTTCGGCCTTCTGCGTCTCGGCGCTCTGATGCGCTTCGTGTCGAAATCCGTCCGTACCGGCTTCGTCAACGCGCTGGCAATCCTCATCTTCGCGGCGCAACTGCCGCATATCCTGGATGGCGGCTGGCTGAACTATGCGATGATCGCAGCCGGCCTTTGCATCATCTATCTCGTGCCTCGGCTGATGACGGCCATCCCGTCGCCGCTGATCTGCATCCTGGTGCTTACGATCGGCGCCTCGGTCCTCGATCTGCCGGTCCTGACGGTTGCCGATCTCGGTCACCTGCCGGACTCGCTTCCCACCCTTTCCTGGCTCACTGTGCCGCTCAATCTGGAAACGCTGCAGATCGTTGCCGGTCCCGCAGTGGCCATCGCGATGGTTGGACTGTTGGAATCAATGATGACGGCAAGCGTGGTCGATGACCTGACGGACACACCGAGTTCCAAGAACCGGGAAAGCACCGGCCTTGGCCTTGCCAATGTCGCTGCCAGTCTCTTCGGCGGCATTGCCGGTTGCGGCATGATCGGCCAGACGGTCAGCAATGTGAAATACGGTGGCCGCGGCCGCCTTTCCACGCTGTTCGCCGGCGCGCTTCTGCTTGTCCTGATGGTTCTGCTGAAGCCTTGGGTGTCCCAGGTTCCGGTCGCGGCACTCGTTGCCATCATGGTGATGGTTTCGATGGACACCTTCGACTGGTCGTCGCTCCGGAGCCTCATTGTGCATCCGAAGATGTCGAGCGTCGTGATGGTCGCGACCGTGATTGTTACGGTGCTGACGGCAAACCTCGCACTCGGCGTCGCCGTTGGCGTGTTGTTGAGCGGCGTCTTCTTCACCTTCAAGGTCGCGCGCCTGCTGAAGGTCGAGACGGTAGCCGACGAGGCGGCGGGCCTGCTTCGCTACCAGGTCTCGGGACAGGTCTTCTTTGCCTCTGCCGATCTCTTCGTCGACGCATTTGATATCCGTGACGCCGAAGGCCTTCGGGTCGTGATCGATCTAACTCAGGCTCATCTCTGGGACATCACGGCGGTCGCTGCCCTCCACCGTGTCGTCCAGCGGTTCCAGGCGCACGACATCCCCGTAGAGGTGCTGGGCCTCAATCAGGCAAGCGCGACGTTGATCGACAGCGTTGGGCCGGCAGGAGAAGCGCGCCCGGCCTGA
- a CDS encoding MYG1 family protein: protein MNPAFLVTHNGGFHADELLSSVILTRLFPQARIVRSRAPEWITPATDRIIFDVGGRYDAEAQIFDHHQRGAPLRDDGQPYSSFGLVWKHYGQAYLAALGIPEADIENIHQGFDRKFVLPVDLMDNGALSPASAGPLADLTLPSLLETLKPVFDDRSTEAEERGFQAALAIARSLVEAGIAQRAAKCRAESVVTAAIAQTGEGRVLELPVGMPFRPAIVKAGADHLLFVVHPRDKDWCITGIRRTDEGFELRADLPAAWAGLSNGELEAICGVKGASFCHNGRFIAAASTREAILAMADLAVEAALAERSASVPA from the coding sequence ATGAACCCAGCCTTCCTCGTCACCCATAATGGTGGCTTCCATGCCGATGAACTTCTGTCCAGCGTCATCCTCACGCGGCTTTTTCCGCAGGCACGCATCGTGCGCAGCCGGGCGCCGGAGTGGATCACGCCGGCGACAGACAGGATCATCTTTGATGTCGGCGGCCGCTATGATGCCGAGGCGCAAATCTTCGACCACCACCAGCGCGGCGCGCCCTTGCGCGACGACGGCCAGCCCTACAGCTCGTTCGGCCTAGTCTGGAAACACTACGGCCAAGCCTATCTCGCGGCACTCGGCATTCCCGAAGCCGATATCGAGAACATTCATCAAGGCTTCGACCGGAAGTTTGTGCTGCCGGTGGACCTGATGGACAATGGCGCCCTGAGCCCGGCTAGCGCCGGCCCTCTTGCCGACCTGACGCTCCCCAGCCTCTTGGAGACGCTGAAACCCGTCTTTGACGACCGCAGCACAGAGGCTGAGGAGCGCGGGTTCCAAGCGGCGCTCGCCATCGCCCGGAGCCTCGTCGAAGCGGGCATCGCCCAGCGTGCCGCCAAATGCCGGGCGGAGTCTGTGGTGACCGCAGCCATCGCGCAGACTGGTGAGGGGCGTGTGCTGGAACTTCCCGTCGGCATGCCGTTCCGCCCGGCCATTGTGAAGGCCGGTGCCGACCACCTGCTCTTCGTGGTGCATCCTCGGGACAAGGACTGGTGCATCACCGGTATCCGCCGAACGGACGAAGGTTTTGAACTTCGAGCCGACTTGCCGGCCGCCTGGGCGGGCTTGAGCAATGGCGAGCTCGAAGCCATTTGCGGCGTCAAGGGCGCCAGCTTCTGTCACAACGGCCGCTTCATCGCCGCCGCCTCGACCCGCGAGGCGATCCTGGCGATGGCGGATCTTGCGGTGGAGGCCGCTTTGGCGGAAAGGTCGGCCTCCGTACCGGCCTGA
- the apaG gene encoding Co2+/Mg2+ efflux protein ApaG has protein sequence MYRALTRDIEVLVEPYYLEEQSDPDDSRYVWGYRIVISNHSRSAVRLTHRYWHITDQNGQVDEVSGPGVVGEQPRLDPGETYEYSSGCPLDTPSGMMYGSYRMETEDGETFDVDIPAFSLDSPGMHRTLN, from the coding sequence ATGTATCGCGCACTGACACGGGACATCGAGGTTCTCGTAGAACCTTACTATCTCGAGGAACAGTCCGACCCGGACGACAGCCGCTATGTCTGGGGTTACCGGATCGTGATTTCAAACCATTCGCGCTCGGCCGTGCGGCTGACCCACCGCTATTGGCATATCACGGACCAGAACGGCCAGGTCGACGAGGTGAGCGGCCCAGGCGTGGTTGGCGAGCAGCCACGGCTCGACCCAGGCGAGACCTATGAATATTCCTCCGGCTGCCCGCTCGATACGCCGTCTGGCATGATGTACGGCTCGTACCGCATGGAAACCGAGGATGGGGAGACGTTCGATGTCGATATTCCTGCCTTTTCTCTCGACAGCCCGGGCATGCATCGTACGCTGAACTAG
- a CDS encoding O-succinylhomoserine sulfhydrylase — MSKNWRPATQLVHGGTLRSPFGETSEAIFLTQGFVYDSSEAAEARFKGENDGYIYARYGSPTNDMFEKRMCLLEGAEDARAMASGMAAVAAAVLCQVKAGDHIVAARALFGSCRYVVETLAPRYGVECTLVDGRDLANWEAAIRPNTKVMFLESPTNPTLEVVDIAGVAKLADQIGAKLIVDNVFATPLFQKPLELGAHVVVYSATKHIDGQGRCLGGVVLSSKEWIDENLHDYFRHTGPAMSPFNAWTLLKGIETLPLRVKQQTANAAAIADFLAEQNAVAKVIYPGRKDHPQADIIAKQMTGGSTLVCFEMKGGKEAAFKLQNALEIIKISNNLGDAKSLITHPATTTHKNLNDEARAELGISGGTVRLSCGIEDTADLLEDFAKALKGL, encoded by the coding sequence ATGAGCAAGAACTGGCGCCCGGCCACCCAACTCGTCCATGGCGGCACGCTGCGGTCTCCCTTTGGCGAAACCTCGGAAGCGATCTTCCTGACCCAGGGCTTCGTCTATGACAGCTCGGAAGCGGCGGAAGCACGCTTCAAGGGCGAGAATGACGGCTATATCTACGCCCGCTACGGCAGCCCGACGAACGACATGTTCGAGAAGCGCATGTGCCTGCTGGAAGGTGCCGAAGATGCCCGCGCCATGGCATCGGGCATGGCGGCTGTTGCGGCTGCCGTGCTCTGCCAGGTCAAGGCCGGCGACCATATCGTCGCCGCCCGTGCCCTATTCGGCTCCTGCCGCTATGTCGTCGAGACGCTCGCACCGCGCTACGGCGTCGAATGCACGCTCGTTGATGGCCGCGATCTCGCCAACTGGGAAGCCGCCATCCGGCCGAACACCAAGGTGATGTTCCTCGAAAGCCCGACCAATCCGACGCTCGAAGTGGTCGATATTGCCGGCGTCGCCAAGCTCGCCGACCAGATCGGCGCCAAGCTGATTGTCGACAACGTCTTCGCGACCCCGCTCTTCCAGAAGCCGCTGGAACTCGGCGCCCATGTCGTCGTCTATTCCGCGACCAAGCATATCGACGGCCAGGGCCGTTGCCTCGGCGGCGTGGTGCTGTCGTCGAAGGAATGGATCGATGAGAATCTGCACGACTATTTCCGCCATACCGGCCCGGCCATGTCGCCGTTCAATGCCTGGACGCTTTTGAAGGGCATCGAGACGCTGCCCCTGCGCGTCAAGCAGCAGACGGCCAATGCAGCAGCGATCGCCGATTTCCTGGCGGAACAAAATGCAGTCGCGAAGGTCATCTACCCGGGCCGCAAGGACCATCCGCAGGCCGATATCATCGCCAAGCAGATGACCGGCGGCTCGACGCTGGTCTGCTTCGAGATGAAGGGCGGCAAGGAAGCAGCCTTCAAGCTGCAGAATGCGCTCGAGATCATCAAGATCTCCAACAATCTCGGCGATGCCAAGAGCCTGATCACCCATCCGGCGACCACGACGCACAAGAACCTCAACGACGAGGCACGGGCCGAGCTCGGCATCTCGGGCGGAACCGTGCGCCTGTCTTGCGGGATCGAAGACACTGCTGACCTGCTGGAAGATTTTGCCAAGGCCCTCAAAGGGCTATGA
- a CDS encoding 2'-deoxycytidine 5'-triphosphate deaminase has product MTSKPGILADRAIGALFGEGRLISEAMLDHDQIQPASLDLRLGGKAIRVRASFMPGRAHTVAEKLERLTLHEIDLENGAVLETGCVYIVPLMESLDLPADISASANPKSSTGRLDIFTRVMVDYAQEFDKVPAGYKGKLYLEISPRTFPIIVRRGSRLSQIRFRVGHALLAETELFDLHKAETLVASDMPNVSGGGIALSIDLKGSGPQGLIGYRGKHHTSVIDVDRKGAHEVLDFWEPLHSRGRDELILDPDEFYILVSNEAVHVPPLYAAEMTPYDPLVGEFRVHYAGFFDPGFGHAPAGGSGSRAVLEVRSHEVPFILEHGQVIGRLVYEHMQERPEGLYGTGLGSNYQAQGLKLSKHFRLPE; this is encoded by the coding sequence ATGACCAGTAAACCCGGCATTCTGGCGGATCGCGCCATCGGCGCCTTGTTCGGCGAGGGGCGGCTGATCAGCGAAGCCATGCTCGACCACGACCAGATCCAGCCGGCGAGCCTGGATCTGCGGCTCGGCGGCAAGGCGATCCGCGTGCGCGCCAGCTTCATGCCGGGCCGGGCACACACGGTCGCCGAGAAGCTGGAGCGGCTGACCCTGCACGAAATCGATCTCGAAAACGGCGCGGTGCTGGAAACCGGCTGCGTCTACATCGTGCCCTTGATGGAAAGCCTCGACCTGCCGGCCGATATCTCGGCCTCGGCCAATCCGAAGAGCTCGACCGGCCGCCTCGACATCTTCACCCGCGTGATGGTCGATTACGCGCAGGAATTCGACAAGGTGCCGGCCGGCTACAAGGGAAAGCTCTATCTGGAGATTTCCCCGCGCACCTTCCCGATCATCGTCCGGCGTGGCTCGCGCCTGTCGCAGATCCGCTTCCGCGTCGGTCATGCGCTGCTCGCAGAAACCGAACTCTTCGACCTGCACAAGGCCGAGACTCTGGTCGCGAGCGACATGCCCAACGTCTCCGGCGGCGGCATCGCGCTGTCGATCGACCTCAAGGGCTCCGGCCCGCAAGGACTGATCGGCTATCGTGGCAAGCACCACACCTCGGTCATCGATGTCGACCGCAAGGGCGCTCACGAGGTTCTGGATTTCTGGGAACCGCTCCACAGCCGTGGCCGCGACGAACTGATCCTCGACCCGGACGAATTCTATATCTTGGTGTCCAACGAGGCCGTGCACGTGCCCCCGCTCTATGCCGCCGAGATGACGCCCTATGACCCGCTTGTCGGCGAATTCCGCGTCCATTACGCCGGCTTCTTCGACCCCGGCTTCGGCCATGCCCCGGCCGGCGGCTCCGGCAGTCGCGCGGTGCTGGAAGTCAGAAGCCACGAGGTTCCCTTCATCCTCGAACACGGCCAGGTCATCGGTCGCCTGGTCTACGAGCACATGCAGGAACGCCCGGAAGGCCTCTACGGTACGGGCCTCGGCTCCAACTACCAGGCTCAAGGGTTGAAACTCTCCAAGCATTTCCGCCTGCCGGAGTAA
- a CDS encoding sulfotransferase family protein encodes MADMRGMCGIERGFFFNRIPKSANSTVSVFVAGSSGISSVPGDLVGNWAKYAFPKPSDLETEQLEKFEASFKFTFVRNPYTRVLSAYLDKVKTGKKMPPLPDFYSFCQYLDRGGLHANAHWAPQSSLLLIPLHRFDFIGRMETLSQDMSVVGRRLGFRAVDGNVRAGPKSTNADKLLAEHLDDGSRLILNRLYAEDFDAFGYTKL; translated from the coding sequence ATGGCGGACATGAGGGGGATGTGTGGCATCGAACGCGGCTTCTTCTTCAATCGGATTCCCAAGTCGGCGAATTCGACCGTGTCGGTGTTTGTTGCCGGCAGCAGTGGTATCTCAAGTGTGCCGGGCGATCTGGTGGGCAATTGGGCAAAGTATGCCTTCCCGAAGCCGAGTGATCTGGAGACCGAGCAGCTCGAAAAATTCGAAGCTAGTTTCAAGTTCACATTTGTCCGAAATCCTTACACGAGGGTTCTATCGGCCTACCTGGACAAGGTGAAGACTGGCAAGAAAATGCCCCCTCTGCCGGATTTTTACAGTTTTTGCCAATACCTCGATCGGGGAGGCCTGCATGCAAACGCTCATTGGGCACCGCAGTCCAGTTTGCTCTTAATCCCGCTGCATCGGTTCGATTTCATCGGCCGCATGGAGACCCTGTCTCAAGACATGTCGGTAGTTGGAAGACGATTGGGTTTTCGGGCGGTAGACGGTAATGTTCGTGCGGGGCCAAAATCCACCAATGCGGACAAGTTGCTGGCTGAACATCTTGATGACGGCAGTCGCCTTATCCTGAATAGGCTGTACGCCGAGGATTTCGACGCCTTCGGCTATACCAAGTTGTGA
- a CDS encoding NADPH-dependent FMN reductase yields MVTLLGISGSLRKGSLNTALLRAATEIKGEGYTLEAAGIHGIPLYDGDLEEAEGIPAAVTALKDKIIAADGVILFTPEYNNGIPGPFKNAIDWLSRPSSDTAKVFGGKPFALVGASPGNFGTLLSQNAWLSVLHTLGCRVFSEKRLMVSRAHTLFDAEGKLTDEATAKRLGDLLAAFGRFAGEFE; encoded by the coding sequence ATGGTGACACTGCTCGGCATTTCGGGAAGCCTGCGCAAGGGCTCGCTCAACACGGCGCTTCTCAGGGCCGCGACAGAGATCAAGGGCGAAGGCTATACGCTGGAGGCTGCGGGCATCCATGGCATTCCGCTTTATGACGGCGATCTGGAAGAGGCCGAAGGCATCCCGGCTGCCGTCACGGCGCTGAAAGACAAGATCATCGCCGCCGACGGCGTGATCCTGTTCACCCCCGAATACAATAACGGCATTCCCGGCCCCTTCAAGAACGCCATCGACTGGCTGTCGCGCCCCTCCTCTGACACAGCCAAGGTCTTCGGCGGCAAGCCCTTCGCCCTGGTCGGCGCTTCACCCGGCAATTTCGGCACGCTGCTCAGCCAGAATGCCTGGCTCTCGGTCCTGCATACGCTTGGCTGCCGGGTGTTTTCGGAGAAACGCCTGATGGTGTCGCGGGCGCATACGCTGTTCGACGCGGAGGGCAAGCTGACGGACGAGGCTACAGCCAAGCGACTGGGGGATTTGCTGGCGGCGTTTGGGCGGTTTGCGGGGGAGTTCGAGTAA